The following DNA comes from Paenibacillus crassostreae.
GTTGAAGGTGGTTTCCACGGGGAATGTTCTCGCGAAGAGGTGCAGAGATTGCAAGAGCTAGCCAAGGAGAAATCCTGTTCATGTACGATTGGATTAGGTGGAGGAAAAGCGATTGATACGGCTAAATGTGTAGCAGAAGGGGAAGCATTAATCATAGTACCGACGATTGCTGCGACCGATGCACCAACAAGTCATTCGGCCGTTATGTATACACCAGAAGGTGAATTTGACGAATATGCCTATTTCAATCAAAGCCCAAGTGTTGTCATGATTGATACAACGGTGATAGCCAACGCTCCTACTAGATTTCTAGTGTCCGGAATGGGAGATGCGCTCTCAACCTATTTTGAAGCAAGAGCTACCTCAAGATCTTACTCTAACGTCAATGCAGGGTTGCCTTGTGGTGTACGTGAGGGCGTATGTGGTGCGGCTAAAGGGACGAACACAGCATTAGTACTTGCTAAGTTCTGCTATGATACGTTGTTGAAAGATGGAATTCAGGCTAAGGTAGCTAGTGATTGCAATTTAGTGACACCAGCACTTGAGAACATTATTGAAGCGAATATTCTTTTATCAGGATTAGGGTTCGAAAGTGGTGGATTAGCAGCAGCTCACGCTATTCATAATGGTTTAACTTCCCTAGAGGGAACACATCATTATTATCATGGGGAAAAAGTAGCTTTTAGCACCATTGCTCAACTTGTGCTTGAGAATGCAGAGCAGGAAGAATTGAATGAAGTATTAGCGTTCTGTGTATCCGTTGGTCTTCCTGTATGTCTGGCCGATATTGGCGTGGATAGTATTTCTTATGAAGAAGCGCTGACCGTAGCTCAGAAGGCTTGTATTCCAGAAGAATCTATTCATTCGATGCCATTCCCGATTACAGAGGAAGCGGTGGCAGCAGCGATCATGGTAGCCGATCAACTGGGTCGAAAATTCAAACAGAGTAAGGACTGAATCCCATGAAGAAAATAATCAATAAGCCCGAAACGCTAGTTAGAGAGATGTGTAACGGTATCGTTCTTGCTCATCCTAATTTAGAGTTTAATAGTAAATATAAGATCATTATGAAAAAAGATATAAATCAAAGTAAAGTAACACTCATTAGTGGTGGGGGAAGTGGACATGAGCCCGCACATGCTGGATTTATTGGAAAGGGAATGTTAGATGTCGCAGTATGTGGCGATGTATTTGCTTCTCCTTCACAAATCCAAGTGTACCAAGCAATTAGATCCTCAGCTAGCAATAAAGGAACGCTATTAATTATTAAAAATTATAGCGGTGATATTATGAACTTCAAGAATGCAGCTCACCTTGCTGGAGAAGACGGTCTTGAAGTAGATTTTGTAAAAGTAGATGATGATATAGCTGTCGAAGATAGTCTCTATACCGTAGGTAATAGAGGCGTTGCAGGAACGATCTTCGTGCATAAAATAGCTGGTGCTGCAGCTGAGTTAGGAATGTCCTTGAGTGAAGTGAAGGAAGTTGCTCAAAAGGCTATAGACAGTACCAAAAGTATCGGTTTCGCCTTCACTTCCTGTACGGTTCCTGCTAAGGGGACGCCAACCTTTGAGTTAGCAGACGATGAAATGGAGTATGGCGTTGGGATCCATGGTGAGCCAGGAATTCGTAGAGAACCCGTAGTTTCAGCTGATGAACTGGCGGATAGAATGGTGAGTGCGTTGTTAAATAATTTACAGATAGATAGTAACGGTGCACAAGAAATTGCCGTATTGATTAATGGGTTCGGAGCAACGCCGTTACAAGAATTGTATCTTCTGAATAACTCAGTCATTCGTGAACTTACTTCTCGACATATCAAGGTATATAAAGTGTTGGTTGGAAATTATATGACCAGTATAGACATGGCAGGAGCATCGCTCTCGATTATGAAATTGGACGATCAGTTAAAATCATTATTATCGGAAGATTGTGAGACGCCTGCGCTAGTGATTCACGGACCATTCGACCCAGTGAGCTATACGGAGGTTGTTATTGAGGAAGATGAACATACATCTGTATCATTCAAATGTGAGACTGACGCTGTATATGCAAAAGTTGATAATAACAAATTCACACTGAACAATATCATCTTCCTCGTGGATAAAATGAGTGAAATCATCATCGAGAATGAGGTTCCATTCTGTGAGTTAGACGCGCATGCTGGAGATGGTGACTTCGGGATGAGTATTGCAAAGGGCTTCAAGCAATTGAAGACCGAATGGCAGGACATTGTAAGTAA
Coding sequences within:
- a CDS encoding glycerol dehydrogenase; translated protein: MRKAFISPTKYVQGEDELLNLGYFVKTFGDSALLIAHPDDVKRVKEKLESTINKFQITLVEGGFHGECSREEVQRLQELAKEKSCSCTIGLGGGKAIDTAKCVAEGEALIIVPTIAATDAPTSHSAVMYTPEGEFDEYAYFNQSPSVVMIDTTVIANAPTRFLVSGMGDALSTYFEARATSRSYSNVNAGLPCGVREGVCGAAKGTNTALVLAKFCYDTLLKDGIQAKVASDCNLVTPALENIIEANILLSGLGFESGGLAAAHAIHNGLTSLEGTHHYYHGEKVAFSTIAQLVLENAEQEELNEVLAFCVSVGLPVCLADIGVDSISYEEALTVAQKACIPEESIHSMPFPITEEAVAAAIMVADQLGRKFKQSKD
- the dhaK gene encoding dihydroxyacetone kinase subunit DhaK; protein product: MKKIINKPETLVREMCNGIVLAHPNLEFNSKYKIIMKKDINQSKVTLISGGGSGHEPAHAGFIGKGMLDVAVCGDVFASPSQIQVYQAIRSSASNKGTLLIIKNYSGDIMNFKNAAHLAGEDGLEVDFVKVDDDIAVEDSLYTVGNRGVAGTIFVHKIAGAAAELGMSLSEVKEVAQKAIDSTKSIGFAFTSCTVPAKGTPTFELADDEMEYGVGIHGEPGIRREPVVSADELADRMVSALLNNLQIDSNGAQEIAVLINGFGATPLQELYLLNNSVIRELTSRHIKVYKVLVGNYMTSIDMAGASLSIMKLDDQLKSLLSEDCETPALVIHGPFDPVSYTEVVIEEDEHTSVSFKCETDAVYAKVDNNKFTLNNIIFLVDKMSEIIIENEVPFCELDAHAGDGDFGMSIAKGFKQLKTEWQDIVSNHATDIGSFLDASSLIIMEHCGGASGPIWGSAFRAASKQVGNQTELSIDEFAKMMSAVVKGIQDTGERSFGRGAVVGDKTLIDALAPYAESWENSASHGDDLKVASTKAAEAAVAGAKQTEAIVARMGRAGTVGERSIGYPDAGAYALGVIFTELSQAIK